In Candidatus Devosia phytovorans, the DNA window GCAGGTTTTGCTGTGGCAAAATGATGCCGCAGAGCTGTTTCTCGCCAAGCTGAAGAAGTCGGGACTGAAGCTGGCGCAGCCGGCCCTGCCGATCAAGGGACAGATTGCCCGCAATATCCGCCTGGGATCGCCGGGCCGGACGAGTCTCGCACGCATCCAGTTCCTTGCGGGCGAAAAGCCGGCCTCGAGCACCTGCGCAACGACACCGCTGCAGTGGCAGGACGGGCAGATGGTGCTGCTGATCGTCGGCGTCGATCCGATCGATGCAGAGATTTTGGCTGCGGCGGCGCAAGAAGGTGACGCGCCGGGCGCGACCGCGAGCGCGGTTGAGGCAGACGATCTGCCGGTAGGGTCTGAAGAGACGGCCGTCGAGCCAGCAGAATTGCCGTACACGGTTGAGGACGACGTCGCCGCTGCTCAGGAAGCGCTGGACGAGCCGGAGCATGTCGAGCCGGAGGCTGAAGTCACTTCGACTGAGGTCGCATCGGACGAGACCGCCTATGCGCAGGAGCTGGAGAACTGGCGCGCCGCCGGCCCGGATGGGACCGCGGAGCTGGAGGTGGTTCCGGAGGCTGCTGTGCCAGACGAAGCGCAGGACGAGGATGTTGAACAGGCTGAGGCTTCCGAGGAAGCGCCCAAGCCGAGCAGGCTGAGCCTGCTGGTCGACCGGCTGGCGGCTGACGAAGGTCTGTTTACGCCGCTGACAGCCGCCGATGATACGCCGCCGGTGACCACAGAATCGATCGAGCCCGAGAGCGATGCCGCCTCCCCTGCCCTGTTCAAGGTGACGGGCCGTGGCTTTGTCGCCGACGATGCCACGACAGAGATGCCGATCGATGAAGTGGCGGACGAGAGCGACGAGGATCTGGCCGACCTTGCGGCGCTGGATGGCGCTGACGACGTCCTGGACGAGGCGGAAACGGAGCCTGAGGCTGGGGTCGACGTCGCGGTTGAAGATGAGACCGCGGTCGATGTGCCCGTGGCTGTCGAGGACGAAACGCCTGACCCGCCGCCCGCTGCCGAGACGGTTGCCGAGGAGCAGCCCGGGCCGATTGCGGATCCCGAGCAGGTGGAACGCGCATCGCGCTACAATTTCGACGAGCTGGCACGCATCCTGACCGATCGCGTGGGCGAACCGGCTGCGACACCCGCGGCGGCCAATGTGATTGCGGCGCCGGCGCGCAGCGGGTCGCTGATCAACCTGGGTGGCGAAACGCTGGTGCTCAACCGGCTGCCGCTGGGCATCCTGGTGTTCCGCGACCAGCAGGTGCTGTTTGCCAACCGCGCCATTACCGAAATGGTCGGCTATGAATCGGTCGAAAGCCTGCGCGCTGCCGGGCTGGGCGCGGTTTTCCCGGCAGCCGGCCCAGAGGGCGAAGGCAGCGCCGGGCCGGTGAATCATCTGGTGCAGCGCGACGGCACCCTGGTGCCGGTGACCGCGCGGCTGCAATCGATCTCTTGGCAGGGCAAGCCGGCGCTGATGCTGTCGGCCAGCACGACCGAGGTGCGGACGGGGCACGAGGCAGCGGTCGCGGCCTTTGCGCGCGCCTTTGCGGAGCAGCGCCAGGACGGTTATTTCGAGACCAATCGGGCTGGCACGATCAGCCTGATCTCGCCCAGGGCGAAGAGCCTGCTCAAGGCCGAGGCTGCGCTTGAGGGCAAGCCGCTTTCGGCCCTGCTGGCAGCGTCTGACCTGGCGGAGCTCCGGGACTTCCTCGAACGACCGGCGCGGTTTGCCGAGACGGCACGCCCGGCACTGACGCTGCGGCCGGCGACGGGCGCAGCAGAGATCATGCTGTTCGCGCAGGGCCAGGCCGGCGTCGTTACCGGCTATTTCGGTCTGGTGAGAGGTCGCGATATCGTGCCGGCACGGGTCAGTGGCCCGAGTGACGCCGACCCGGCACTGCTGTCGCGGATCAGCCGCGGCGTGCGGCGGCCGCTCAATTCGATCATCGGCTTTGCCGACCTGCTGCGTGGCGAAGCACAGGGCAACGAGCGCCTGCAGGGCTATGCACAAGACATTGGCACGGCCGGACAGGAAATTGCCTCGCTGGTCGATGAGCTGGATGACTATGCACGCTTGCGTGACGGGCGCTACCTGCCGCAGCGCGCCAGTATCGAGCTGACGAGCCTGCTCGAAAGCTGCGTGCTGCGTATCCGCCCGCAGGCGAGCAATGCCCGCGTCATCGTTCGCAACGCCATTTCAGAGACGCTGCCACGTGTGACCGCCGACCGCGCTTCACTGGCCCAGGCAGTCTTGAACCTGCTGGCCAGCGCCATCGACCAGACGCCGACCGGCGGCGGAGTGGTGATTTCGGCGCAGCGCGAAGACGATGGCAGCATTGCCGTGCATGTGCGCGACAGCTCCAACAATGCCGTCGACATGGCCGAGCGCTTCGTGGTGTTCCGCGATGGCCTCAGCCGTGACGGTCAGATGATGGTGCCAGTGCGCTCCAGCATCGGGCTGGCCCTCACGCGCTCGCTGCTGGCAGTCAATGCCTTCTCGCTGTCAGTCGATCCGGCTGGCGAACAGGGCATGCTCTTTACAATGATCATTCCAGCGGAACTGGTGGAAGACACTGCAACACCGCAGGCGCGAGAATAATCCCTGATTTCTGCGCTTCTATTTGCCGCAGGCTTTATTCCTGAGTTTTCAACTCAGCTAGACATCTGATTTCGTTCACCTTCGTGACGAAAGATTTGAACCATTCCAGACTACAAGTCCTTGAATTCAATCAACATTATTGACGCAGGTGATCATGCCATCGAAAAAGCTTCCATGACGGGAATTTGAACCCGTCGCAACGGGAGACTTTTCATGACTATGACCACACGACTCGCCCTGACCCTTCTCGGTTCGGTGGCCCTGAGCGGCCTAGCCATGCCAGCCTTTGCCCAGAGTGGCGAAGTCAATATCTACAGCTATCGCGAACAGGCACTGCTACAGCCGCTGATCGATGCCTTCGCCGAGGAAACAGGCATCAAGGCGAATGTCCTCTATGCCGGTGACGGCCTGCTGGAACGCGTTGCGGCCGAAGGCGAGCTGTCGCCGGTCGACGTCGTGCTGACGGTCGATATCGGCAATCTGGTGGGCGCCGAAGAACAGGGCCTGACCCAGCCGATCACCACCGCGGCGCTGGCCGAGCGCGTGCCGGAAGCTTTCCGCGATGAAGACGGCAACTGGACCGCGCTATCGCTGCGCAGCCGCGTGTTCTACGTGTCCAAGGATCGCGTCGACGCGACGGCACTGACCTATGACGACCTGGCCTCGGGAGAATGGGCCGGCCGCATCTGCACCCGCCCGGGCGACCATGCCTATAATATCGGCCTCATTGCACACTATATCGCGGACAATGGCGAAGATGCCGCCCGCGAATGGCTGACCAAGGTGCGCGACAACCTGGCCTACGCCCCCAATGGCAATGACCGTGGCCAGGTCAAGAACATCCTCGACGGCACCTGTGACCTGGCGATCGTCAACACCTATTACATGGGTGCGATGCTCAACAACGAGGCCGAGCCGGAGCAGAAAGACTGGGCCGCTTCGGCGCGCATCGTCTATCCCAATGCAGAGGCCGAAGGCACCCAAGTCAATGTTGCCGGCGGTTTCATCGCCAAGCATGCGCCCAATGCCGACAATGCCAATGCGCTGATCGAATTCCTGCTGTCGGACGAGGCCCAGGCCATCTATGCCGACACCAATTATGAATTCCCGGTGGTTGCCAGCGCACCGATCAACGAGCTGGTCGCCAGCTGGGGGGCGCTCAAGGCTTCGGAAGTATCGCTGACCGAAGTTGCGGCCAACCGCGCTGCCGCCGCCGCGCTGGTTGACGAACTCAAGTTCAACGAAGGCCCGCAGATCTAAGTCCGTATCGCCGTCCTGCCGGGCCGGCGGAGCGATCCGCCGGCCTTTTTCTATCTGCGTCAAAGCTGAGGCACGAAGTCAGCTTGACAGTCTGACCGGCCAGTCCGACAAGGCAGCACGAGGCGGAGAACTTCCATGGCAGTCTGGCGTGGTGTTGGCGTTGTTGCGGTATTGGTGGGTCTTGGTGGACCTGCCCTGGCGCAGGACGGCGTCGTCAATGTCTACACCTATCGCGAGCCCGGGCTGATCCAGCCGCTGCTCGATCGCTTCACCGAGGAAACCGGCATCAAGACCAATGTGCTGTTTGCGGCCGACGGGCTGATCGAGCGCGTGGCGGCCGAAGGCGAACTGTCGCCGGCCGACGTCATCATCACCGTGGATATCGGCAACCTGGCCAATGCCAAGGAATTGGGGATCAGCCAGAACATTTCGGCCGAGGCCCTGGCGCGGGTGCCGGACCAGTATCATGATCCGGATGGGCAATGGGTCGCGCTGTCGCTGCGCGCGCGGGTGTTTTACGCGTCGGTCGACCGGGTCAGCGAGACGGCTCTGACCTATGAAGATATTGCCGGACCGCAATGGCAGGGACGGCTGTGCACGCGCTCGGGGCTGCATGCCTATAATATCGGGCTGATCGCGACGCGCATTGCCCATTGGGGCGTGGACGAGACGCGGGAATGGCTGAGCCATGTGCGCGACAATCTCAACCATGCGCCGACCGGGGCTGATCGCGATCAGGTCAAGCAGATCTTTGACGGCACCTGTGACCTGGCCATCGGCAATACCTATTACATGGGCCTGATGCTGACCAATGACGCCGAGCCCGAGCAGAAGGATTGGGCCGCCTCGGCGCGGATCATTTATCCCGATGCTGATGGCGAGGGGACGCAGGTCAACCTCTCCGGTGCAGTCGTGGCCAAATATGCGCCCAACAAGGACAATGCCGACGCATTGGTGGAATTCCTGCTGTCGGACGAAGCGCAGCATCTCTATGCCAGCGGCAATTACGAGTTTCCGGTGGTAGCGGGCGTCGAGGCGTCCGAGCTGGTGGCGGGCTGGGGTGCGCTGAAGGCTGACCAGACGCCGATGGTCGAGATTGCCAGCCATCGCAAGGAAGCGGCGGCGCTGGTCGACGAGGTCCGGTTCGACGAAGGTCCGCAGAACTGATTGTGGGTCGTGGAACGCGCCTGCCCCTGTTGCCGCTGCTGCTGGTCGGGCTGGCGGGATTGCCGATCCTGTGGCTCGGATGGTCGGCGCTCGCGTCGCTGAGTGGTGGCAGCAATGGGCTGGCGGCGACCATGCTGCCGACGGCGCTGCGCGAGACGGGCACGCTGATGGTGTCGGTGGGGCTGTTGACCGGCACGGTCGGGCTGGTGGCGGCGTGGCTGGTGACGCATTACGAATTTCCGCTGCGGCGGGTGTTCGACTGGGCGCTGGTGGTGCCGCTGGCGGTGCCGACATATCTGGCGGCCTATGCTTATGTGGAGTTTCTGGGGTTTACCGGACCGCTGCAGACCGGACTACGCGCGATCAATGGCGCGACGTCGCTGCGGGACTATTGGTTTCCCGATATTCGCAGTCCCTGGGGGGCGGTGCTGGTGCTCTCCAGCGTGCTCTATCCCTATGTCTATGTCGCGTGCCGCGGGTTTTTTCTGATGCAGTCGGCAAGCCTCAATATTGCGGCGCGGACGCTGGGCGCGGGCGGGATGCGGACGTTCTTCACCGTCACGCTGCCGCTGTCGCGACCGGCACTGGTGGTGGGTGTGACGCTGGCGATGATGGAAGTGGTCAATGACCTGGGGGCGGTGCAGTATTTCGGCATCAATGCCATCACCGCGATCATCTATTCGACATGGATCAACCGCTCGGATTTTGGCGGCGCGGCGCAGCTGGCGGTGACGGTGGTGCTGGTGATCGGACTACTGATCATGGCCGAACAGCGGGCGCGGCGGGATCGGGTGTATCTGGCGAGCCGGGACAATCGCGTGCCGCCGGCGCGGGAGAACCTGACGGGCGGCCGGCGCTGGGCGGCGTTCGGCTTTTGCCTCGTGCTGCTGGCATTCGGGTTTGGCATTCCGGTGGGGCAATTGAGCTATTCGGCGTTCCGGCTGGTGCTGCCGGAGACGATCAGCATGACGATTGCGGCGCTGATTCCCACGGTGACGCTGGCGAGCCTGGGGGCGGTGATTACCGTGGCGATCGGGCTGGTGGCAGCCAAGCTGGCGCGGCGGGGTCGTGTGAGCGGGAGCGCCATTCGGCTGGCGACGCTGGGCTATGCCATTCCGGGGACGGTGCTGGCGCTGGGCCTGTTGCAGCCGCTGGGACAGGCGGACCTCTGGTTCAACCGCATGACCATGGCGCTGATGGACTGGCGGCCGGGGCTGATCCTTTCGGGGTCGATGGCGGCGCTGCTCTATGTCTATGCGATCCGGTTCTTGGCGGTCAGCCATTCGACGCTAGATGCGGCGATGAAAAAGCGGGGCGATTCCATGCTGGATGCCGGACGGGTGCTGGGGGAAAGCGGAGTGGGTCTGCTGTTGAAGGTCGATCTGCCGACGCTGATGCCTGCCATTCTCAGTGCGGCGACGTTGGTTTTCGTGGAGATCGTCAAGGAGTTGCCAGCGACGTTGCTGCTGCGGCCGCTGGGTGTGGATACGCTGGCAACGCTGGTCTATAGCCGCGCCAATGTAGGACTTTTTGCACAGGCAGCGCTGCCGGCGCTGGTGATTGTGCTGGCCGGGCTGATCCCGGTCATTCTTGCTACGCGGCTCGGTGATCGTAGGAAAGTTTAACAGGCGAAACCGGTGCCATGTTAGTCGCAGCGATTATAGTATGCGACGGGGCGCCCGGGGCGCGTTGAGTGGGGAATGGAATGAGCAAATACAAGGCAATCGGGCTGGCACTTGCCCTGACGACGGCGCTGGCCGGTTCGGCCTGGGCACAGCCGACCGAAATCCGCATCGGCGTGACGCTGGAACCACCGGCGCTCGACCCGACCGCCGGCGCAGCCGCCGCCATCGATGAAGTGGTCTACCAGAATATTTTCGAGGGTCTGACCCGGATCGACCAGACCGGCACGGTGCAGCCGGGGCTGGCCGAGAGCTGGACGATTTCCGAGGATGGCCTGACCTATGTGTTCAAGCTGCATGAGGGCGTGACCTTCCATGATGGTTCGGCCTTTGATGCCGAAGACGTCAAGTTCAGCTTCGACCGGATCCAGGCCGAAGACAGCGCCAATGCGCAGAAGGCGCTTTATGCCGGCATTGAAGCGGTGACCGTGGTCGATCCGCTGACCGTCGAGATCAAGCTCAGCGGGCCCGATGGCCTGTTCCTGTTCAACATCGGTCGCGGCGATGCGGTGATCGTGGCGCCCGAGAGCGCCGAGAACAATGCCACCTCGCCGATCGGTACCGGACCCTTTGCCTTTTTGCAGTGGGATAAGGGCAGCCGCGTCGTGCTGGAAGCCTATGGCCCCTATTGGGGCGAGCCGGTGCACCTGACCCGTGCGAGCTATGTGTTCATTGCCGATTCCGCCACCAAGACCAGCGCGCTGCTGGCAGGCGATATCGACGGGGCGAACAATGTGGCAGCGGACACGATCCCGATTTTTGAGGGCAACCCGCAGTACCAGGTGGTGGTCGGCTCGACCGAGGGCGAGACCGTGCTCTCGACCAATAACAAGAAGCCGCCCTTCGACAATCTCAAGGTGCGCCAGGCAATTGCCCATGCGATCGACCGCCAGGCCATCATCGATGGGGCGACGGATGGCTATGGCGTGCCGATCGGCAGCCATTTCGCGCCGCACAATCCCTATTATGTCGACCTGACCAATACCTATCCGCATGACGTGGCAGCGGCCAAGGCGCTGCTGGCCGAGGCCGGCTTTCCGGATGGCTTCAGCACCACGCTGAAGCTGCCGCCGCCGCCCTATGCCCGGATCTCGGGCCAGATCATTGCCAGCCAGCTAGCCGAAGTCGGCATCAAGGTCGAGCTGATCAATGTGGAATGGGCACAATGGCTGCAGGACGTTTTCACCAACAAGGACTATGACCTGTCGCTGGTCAGCCATGTCGAGCCATTCGACATTGGCAGCTATGCCAATCCCGACTACTACTTCGGCTACGACAATCCCAC includes these proteins:
- a CDS encoding histidine kinase dimerization/phospho-acceptor domain-containing protein, with translation MDADWITSPSARRVLQHAGDSRPAWLWSQDGQVLLWQNDAAELFLAKLKKSGLKLAQPALPIKGQIARNIRLGSPGRTSLARIQFLAGEKPASSTCATTPLQWQDGQMVLLIVGVDPIDAEILAAAAQEGDAPGATASAVEADDLPVGSEETAVEPAELPYTVEDDVAAAQEALDEPEHVEPEAEVTSTEVASDETAYAQELENWRAAGPDGTAELEVVPEAAVPDEAQDEDVEQAEASEEAPKPSRLSLLVDRLAADEGLFTPLTAADDTPPVTTESIEPESDAASPALFKVTGRGFVADDATTEMPIDEVADESDEDLADLAALDGADDVLDEAETEPEAGVDVAVEDETAVDVPVAVEDETPDPPPAAETVAEEQPGPIADPEQVERASRYNFDELARILTDRVGEPAATPAAANVIAAPARSGSLINLGGETLVLNRLPLGILVFRDQQVLFANRAITEMVGYESVESLRAAGLGAVFPAAGPEGEGSAGPVNHLVQRDGTLVPVTARLQSISWQGKPALMLSASTTEVRTGHEAAVAAFARAFAEQRQDGYFETNRAGTISLISPRAKSLLKAEAALEGKPLSALLAASDLAELRDFLERPARFAETARPALTLRPATGAAEIMLFAQGQAGVVTGYFGLVRGRDIVPARVSGPSDADPALLSRISRGVRRPLNSIIGFADLLRGEAQGNERLQGYAQDIGTAGQEIASLVDELDDYARLRDGRYLPQRASIELTSLLESCVLRIRPQASNARVIVRNAISETLPRVTADRASLAQAVLNLLASAIDQTPTGGGVVISAQREDDGSIAVHVRDSSNNAVDMAERFVVFRDGLSRDGQMMVPVRSSIGLALTRSLLAVNAFSLSVDPAGEQGMLFTMIIPAELVEDTATPQARE
- a CDS encoding extracellular solute-binding protein translates to MTMTTRLALTLLGSVALSGLAMPAFAQSGEVNIYSYREQALLQPLIDAFAEETGIKANVLYAGDGLLERVAAEGELSPVDVVLTVDIGNLVGAEEQGLTQPITTAALAERVPEAFRDEDGNWTALSLRSRVFYVSKDRVDATALTYDDLASGEWAGRICTRPGDHAYNIGLIAHYIADNGEDAAREWLTKVRDNLAYAPNGNDRGQVKNILDGTCDLAIVNTYYMGAMLNNEAEPEQKDWAASARIVYPNAEAEGTQVNVAGGFIAKHAPNADNANALIEFLLSDEAQAIYADTNYEFPVVASAPINELVASWGALKASEVSLTEVAANRAAAAALVDELKFNEGPQI
- a CDS encoding extracellular solute-binding protein, which gives rise to MAVWRGVGVVAVLVGLGGPALAQDGVVNVYTYREPGLIQPLLDRFTEETGIKTNVLFAADGLIERVAAEGELSPADVIITVDIGNLANAKELGISQNISAEALARVPDQYHDPDGQWVALSLRARVFYASVDRVSETALTYEDIAGPQWQGRLCTRSGLHAYNIGLIATRIAHWGVDETREWLSHVRDNLNHAPTGADRDQVKQIFDGTCDLAIGNTYYMGLMLTNDAEPEQKDWAASARIIYPDADGEGTQVNLSGAVVAKYAPNKDNADALVEFLLSDEAQHLYASGNYEFPVVAGVEASELVAGWGALKADQTPMVEIASHRKEAAALVDEVRFDEGPQN
- a CDS encoding iron ABC transporter permease — its product is MGRGTRLPLLPLLLVGLAGLPILWLGWSALASLSGGSNGLAATMLPTALRETGTLMVSVGLLTGTVGLVAAWLVTHYEFPLRRVFDWALVVPLAVPTYLAAYAYVEFLGFTGPLQTGLRAINGATSLRDYWFPDIRSPWGAVLVLSSVLYPYVYVACRGFFLMQSASLNIAARTLGAGGMRTFFTVTLPLSRPALVVGVTLAMMEVVNDLGAVQYFGINAITAIIYSTWINRSDFGGAAQLAVTVVLVIGLLIMAEQRARRDRVYLASRDNRVPPARENLTGGRRWAAFGFCLVLLAFGFGIPVGQLSYSAFRLVLPETISMTIAALIPTVTLASLGAVITVAIGLVAAKLARRGRVSGSAIRLATLGYAIPGTVLALGLLQPLGQADLWFNRMTMALMDWRPGLILSGSMAALLYVYAIRFLAVSHSTLDAAMKKRGDSMLDAGRVLGESGVGLLLKVDLPTLMPAILSAATLVFVEIVKELPATLLLRPLGVDTLATLVYSRANVGLFAQAALPALVIVLAGLIPVILATRLGDRRKV
- a CDS encoding ABC transporter substrate-binding protein, producing MSKYKAIGLALALTTALAGSAWAQPTEIRIGVTLEPPALDPTAGAAAAIDEVVYQNIFEGLTRIDQTGTVQPGLAESWTISEDGLTYVFKLHEGVTFHDGSAFDAEDVKFSFDRIQAEDSANAQKALYAGIEAVTVVDPLTVEIKLSGPDGLFLFNIGRGDAVIVAPESAENNATSPIGTGPFAFLQWDKGSRVVLEAYGPYWGEPVHLTRASYVFIADSATKTSALLAGDIDGANNVAADTIPIFEGNPQYQVVVGSTEGETVLSTNNKKPPFDNLKVRQAIAHAIDRQAIIDGATDGYGVPIGSHFAPHNPYYVDLTNTYPHDVAAAKALLAEAGFPDGFSTTLKLPPPPYARISGQIIASQLAEVGIKVELINVEWAQWLQDVFTNKDYDLSLVSHVEPFDIGSYANPDYYFGYDNPTFTALIETLNATTDDAKRKELAIEAQTILAKDAVNGYLFELPQIGVWNAKLEGFWKDAPIEGVVLRDIRWTE